A portion of the uncultured Bacteroides sp. genome contains these proteins:
- a CDS encoding XRE family transcriptional regulator: MDTTKIVGEKIKALRENKSITMEELAQRSNLAIEQIERIENNIDIPSLAPLIKIARVLGVRLGTLLDDQDETGPIVCRKQEVKETISFSNNAIQSRRHMEYRSLSRSKADRHMEPFMIDVAPTKDSDFILSSHEGEEFIIVMQGIMEISYGDTAYILEEGDSIYYDSIIPHHVHAFEGQAAKILAVIYTPV; the protein is encoded by the coding sequence ATGGATACAACCAAAATTGTCGGAGAAAAGATAAAAGCACTCCGTGAAAACAAATCGATCACGATGGAAGAGTTGGCTCAGCGCTCAAATCTGGCTATTGAACAAATAGAGCGCATAGAAAACAACATTGATATTCCGTCGCTAGCTCCACTCATCAAAATAGCTCGTGTACTTGGTGTCAGACTAGGGACTCTTCTTGACGATCAGGACGAGACGGGACCTATTGTATGTCGCAAACAGGAAGTCAAAGAGACAATCAGCTTCTCGAACAACGCCATACAGTCACGCAGGCACATGGAATATCGTTCGCTATCCAGATCGAAAGCCGACCGACACATGGAACCCTTTATGATAGATGTGGCTCCTACAAAGGATAGCGATTTTATCCTCTCTTCACACGAAGGAGAAGAGTTTATCATCGTGATGCAAGGAATTATGGAAATCAGCTACGGAGACACAGCTTATATCCTTGAAGAAGGAGATAGCATTTATTACGACTCCATCATTCCGCACCACGTACATGCTTTCGAAGGACAAGCTGCCAAAATTCTAGCGGTGATATACACTCCTGTATAG
- the ahcY gene encoding adenosylhomocysteinase has protein sequence MSSELFSTLPYKVADITLADFGRKEIDLAEQEMPGLMALREKYGESKPLKGARIMGSLHMTIQTAVLIETLVNLGADVRWCSCNIYSTQDHAAAAIAASGVPVFAWKGETLTEYWWCTLQALNFAEGKGPNVIVDDGGDATMMIHVGYEAENDAAVLDKEVHAEDEIELNAILKKVLAQDKDRWHRVAAEMRGVSEETTTGVHRLYQMKEEGKLLFPAFNVNDSVTKSKFDNLYGCRESLADGIKRATDVMIAGKVVVVCGYGDVGKGCSHSMRSYGARVLVTEVDPICALQAAMEGFEVVTMEEACSQGNIFVTTTGNIDIIRIDHMEKMKDQAIVCNIGHFDNEIQVEALKRYQGIKCVNIKAQVDRYFFPDGHSIILLADGRLVNLGCATGHPSFVMSNSFTNQTLAQMELFNKKYEIEVYRLPKHLDEEVARLHLEKIGVKLTKLTTEQAAYIGVSVDGPYKADHYRY, from the coding sequence ATGTCCTCAGAATTATTCTCTACCCTGCCCTATAAAGTGGCAGATATTACTCTTGCCGACTTTGGTCGCAAGGAAATCGATCTGGCAGAACAAGAAATGCCCGGCCTTATGGCTCTTCGCGAAAAGTATGGAGAATCTAAACCGCTAAAAGGAGCTCGCATCATGGGCTCTTTGCACATGACCATTCAGACGGCTGTGCTGATTGAAACACTTGTAAATCTTGGTGCCGATGTGCGTTGGTGTTCTTGTAACATTTACTCTACTCAGGATCATGCAGCAGCAGCCATCGCTGCATCCGGCGTTCCGGTGTTTGCATGGAAAGGTGAAACACTAACAGAATATTGGTGGTGCACGCTTCAAGCGCTGAACTTTGCAGAAGGAAAAGGTCCTAATGTGATTGTTGACGATGGTGGAGATGCTACCATGATGATACACGTAGGTTACGAAGCTGAAAACGATGCTGCCGTACTTGATAAGGAAGTGCATGCGGAAGATGAAATAGAACTAAACGCCATCTTGAAGAAAGTGTTGGCGCAAGATAAAGACCGTTGGCATCGTGTTGCCGCCGAAATGCGTGGCGTATCCGAAGAGACCACAACAGGTGTGCACCGTTTATATCAGATGAAGGAAGAAGGAAAACTTCTGTTCCCTGCTTTCAATGTAAACGACTCGGTTACTAAATCTAAGTTCGATAATCTCTATGGCTGTCGCGAGTCGTTGGCTGATGGCATTAAACGTGCCACAGACGTGATGATTGCCGGCAAAGTAGTGGTTGTTTGTGGTTATGGCGATGTTGGTAAGGGCTGTTCTCATTCTATGCGCTCATACGGCGCTCGCGTGTTGGTTACCGAAGTAGATCCCATCTGTGCTTTGCAAGCAGCCATGGAAGGATTCGAAGTAGTGACCATGGAAGAGGCCTGCAGCCAGGGAAATATCTTTGTGACGACGACCGGTAATATTGATATCATTCGCATCGACCACATGGAGAAGATGAAAGATCAAGCTATTGTTTGCAACATTGGTCATTTCGACAATGAAATTCAGGTTGAGGCATTGAAACGCTATCAAGGCATTAAGTGTGTGAACATCAAAGCACAAGTAGATCGTTATTTCTTCCCCGACGGACACAGCATCATTTTGTTGGCAGATGGTCGCTTGGTGAACCTTGGATGTGCTACAGGGCACCCTTCATTCGTTATGAGTAACTCGTTCACCAACCAGACCTTGGCGCAAATGGAGCTATTCAACAAGAAATACGAAATAGAGGTTTATCGCCTGCCTAAGCATTTGGATGAAGAAGTAGCCCGCTTACACTTAGAGAAAATCGGTGTGAAACTGACGAAACTAACGACAGAACAAGCTGCTTACATTGGGGTTTCTGTTGATGGGCCTTACAAGGCAGATCACTACAGGTATTAA
- a CDS encoding YfhO family protein codes for MKKFLPDLIVILSFIAISFVYFFPAVTEDRILFQHDTAAGAGAGQEAKEYHDQTDERTRWTNSIFGGMPTYQISPSYDSTETLRVAEKTYHLFLPNYVWLTFVMMLGFYILLRALGVSAWLAGLGGIIWAFSSYFFILISAGHIWKFITLAYIPPTIAGIVLAYRKQYLLGGVITALFLALQILSNHVQMSYYFLFAILLIVGAFFEEAWRKKELPHFFKASGVLVIAALIGVSANLSNLYHTYEYSKETMRGKSELKAEGDAAKQTSSGLDRDYITQWSYGIGETFSLLVPNIKGGASVPLSQNEKVMEKANPMYSGIYSQLTQYFGDQPGTSGPVYVGAFVLMLFILGLFIVEGPMKWALAGATLLSILLAWGRNFMGFTDFFIDYIPMYNKFRAVSSALVIAEFTIPLLAILTLKEIFDKPQILKEKLKYLYISFGLTGGFALLFALAPRLFFSTFIPSQELKALQQAIPGDQLSPLLSNLEEMRVYLITSDAWRSFFIIIIGTALLLAYNARKLKATWVVAAITVLCLGDMWMVNKRYLNDGQFVSANQETEAFSKTQADQLILQDSTLDYRVLNFATNTFNENNTAYWHKSVGGYHAAKLRRYQEMIDHHITKEMQAAYNEIATAQGKMDSVNGDSFKVLNMLNTKYFIFPSAQGKVAPIENPYAYGNAWFVNNVRYVNNANEEIEAIDSVLPTETAIVDASFKDKLKGITNSYKDSLSAVRLTSYKPNHLVYETSSSKDGIVVFSEIYYPGWLATIDGKPAEIARTNYILRAMNVPAGKHTIEMSFDPKSIHITESIAYGGLVLLLIGIILLLLQYRKNLNLGKK; via the coding sequence ATGAAAAAGTTCCTTCCCGACCTCATCGTCATTCTTTCTTTTATCGCCATCTCATTTGTCTACTTTTTCCCTGCTGTGACAGAGGATCGCATTCTGTTTCAGCACGATACGGCTGCCGGCGCAGGTGCCGGACAAGAGGCTAAAGAGTATCACGACCAAACCGATGAGCGTACGCGTTGGACTAATTCTATTTTTGGCGGAATGCCAACCTATCAGATCTCTCCCAGCTATGATTCTACCGAAACTCTGAGAGTAGCGGAGAAAACATATCATCTGTTTCTGCCCAACTATGTGTGGCTAACGTTTGTCATGATGCTCGGATTTTATATCCTTTTAAGAGCACTTGGTGTATCGGCTTGGCTCGCAGGATTAGGAGGTATCATATGGGCTTTTTCATCTTATTTCTTCATTCTCATCTCTGCAGGACATATCTGGAAGTTTATTACGCTGGCCTATATTCCACCCACAATAGCAGGTATCGTACTCGCCTATCGAAAACAGTATCTGCTCGGAGGAGTCATAACGGCTCTATTTTTAGCCCTGCAAATCTTGTCGAACCATGTACAGATGAGTTATTATTTCCTCTTCGCCATACTCCTTATTGTAGGAGCATTCTTCGAAGAAGCTTGGCGCAAAAAGGAACTACCGCACTTCTTCAAAGCTAGTGGTGTATTGGTTATTGCCGCACTTATTGGTGTATCGGCCAACTTATCCAATCTGTATCATACGTATGAGTATAGCAAAGAAACCATGCGTGGCAAAAGTGAACTGAAAGCAGAAGGCGATGCTGCAAAACAGACAAGTAGCGGACTTGATCGTGACTACATCACCCAATGGAGCTACGGTATAGGTGAAACGTTCTCTCTGTTGGTTCCAAACATCAAAGGAGGCGCATCCGTGCCTTTGTCGCAGAATGAAAAAGTAATGGAGAAAGCCAATCCGATGTATAGCGGCATTTATTCACAACTCACCCAATATTTCGGTGATCAACCCGGAACATCCGGTCCCGTTTATGTGGGGGCTTTTGTGCTCATGCTTTTTATCCTCGGCCTCTTTATAGTCGAGGGCCCTATGAAATGGGCACTTGCGGGAGCAACCCTCCTGTCCATTTTGCTTGCATGGGGAAGAAACTTTATGGGATTTACGGATTTCTTCATCGACTATATACCGATGTACAATAAGTTTCGTGCTGTCTCCTCGGCTCTTGTCATTGCAGAATTTACCATTCCTTTACTGGCAATACTGACCCTGAAAGAGATTTTCGATAAGCCACAGATATTGAAAGAAAAGTTGAAGTACTTATACATAAGCTTTGGCCTGACAGGTGGATTCGCTCTGTTGTTTGCCCTTGCACCTCGCTTATTCTTCTCCACATTTATTCCTTCACAAGAATTGAAAGCTCTGCAACAAGCTATTCCCGGAGATCAACTATCTCCCTTACTTAGCAATCTTGAAGAGATGCGCGTTTACCTAATCACTTCCGACGCATGGCGCAGTTTCTTTATCATCATCATCGGCACTGCCCTGCTTTTGGCTTACAATGCTCGCAAACTTAAAGCAACATGGGTTGTTGCCGCCATAACAGTGCTCTGTTTGGGAGATATGTGGATGGTCAACAAACGATATTTGAACGATGGACAATTTGTTTCGGCCAATCAAGAGACGGAAGCTTTCAGCAAAACACAAGCCGACCAATTGATTCTACAAGATAGCACACTCGATTATCGGGTATTAAACTTTGCAACCAATACTTTCAATGAAAACAATACTGCTTATTGGCACAAAAGTGTAGGAGGATATCATGCGGCTAAGCTTCGTCGCTACCAAGAAATGATCGATCATCACATTACAAAAGAGATGCAGGCAGCCTATAACGAGATAGCAACGGCACAAGGAAAGATGGATAGTGTAAATGGAGATTCTTTCAAGGTGCTGAATATGCTAAACACGAAATATTTTATCTTCCCCTCAGCACAAGGCAAAGTAGCTCCTATTGAAAACCCATACGCCTATGGGAATGCTTGGTTTGTAAATAATGTCCGTTATGTAAATAACGCCAACGAAGAAATTGAAGCGATCGATTCTGTTCTTCCAACGGAAACAGCTATAGTGGATGCAAGTTTCAAAGATAAGCTGAAAGGAATAACCAACAGCTATAAAGACTCTCTTTCTGCTGTACGCCTCACGAGCTACAAACCGAACCATTTGGTTTACGAAACATCTTCTTCCAAAGACGGTATCGTCGTTTTCTCCGAAATTTATTATCCGGGATGGCTAGCAACTATTGATGGTAAACCGGCAGAGATAGCGCGCACGAACTACATCCTCAGAGCAATGAACGTTCCGGCCGGAAAACATACGATAGAGATGAGCTTCGACCCAAAAAGTATTCACATAACGGAATCTATTGCTTATGGTGGATTGGTATTGCTACTTATAGGAATCATACTATTACTCTTGCAATACAGAAAGAACCTTAATTTAGGAAAGAAGTAG
- a CDS encoding DUF4890 domain-containing protein, which produces MNRLFKTGLVALFSCLVWTGMAQQQVDTKLPHEVPSPAKIAKKMTDEMSKELQLNEKQYAKIYKLNLKEQKERFKAQQSSAASNSERPPMGGRPSFDGSENERPPMPSGERPEMGMRPGGGSAMNEDAAEALHKAEVKKEKKIQKILTGEQYAKWGEMQKKMKKGMKPEMPKDHKHEASDKKS; this is translated from the coding sequence ATGAATAGATTATTTAAAACAGGATTGGTAGCCTTATTTTCTTGCCTAGTTTGGACAGGGATGGCTCAGCAACAAGTGGACACAAAGCTACCTCATGAAGTACCTTCACCTGCAAAAATTGCTAAGAAGATGACTGACGAGATGAGTAAAGAACTGCAATTGAATGAAAAGCAGTATGCGAAGATTTATAAATTAAACCTGAAGGAACAGAAGGAACGATTTAAGGCACAGCAATCATCAGCCGCTTCGAACAGTGAGCGCCCTCCAATGGGAGGCAGACCTTCTTTTGATGGATCAGAGAATGAACGGCCTCCAATGCCTAGTGGAGAGCGCCCTGAAATGGGCATGAGGCCAGGAGGAGGTTCGGCAATGAATGAGGATGCTGCAGAGGCCTTACATAAAGCCGAAGTAAAAAAGGAGAAGAAGATTCAAAAGATCTTAACTGGTGAGCAGTATGCGAAGTGGGGTGAGATGCAGAAGAAAATGAAGAAGGGAATGAAGCCTGAAATGCCTAAAGATCATAAACATGAAGCTTCTGATAAGAAATCATAA
- a CDS encoding FtsX-like permease family protein, which produces MNFPFYIAKRYLFSKKKHNAINIISGISVCGVALATLALVCTLSVFNGFQDMVASFFTAFDPELKITVSEGKVFDSQDKRIQQLRAMPEVAVFTETLEENAMVQYKDRQVMAVIKGVQDNFEELTTIDSILYGTGDFILHDSIVEYGVMGIELVSSLGTGIQFVDPLQVYSPKRNMKINMANPASSFNMEYLYSPGVVFVVNQQKYDSRYILTSLAFARRLFDYDSEVSAIELKLKPGSNVSSVKQKMEKVLGKTFVVQDRYQQQADVFRIMEIEKLISYIFLTFILMIACFNVIGSLSMLILDKKEDVLTLRYLGADDRLISRIFLFEGRLISVFGAFTGIILGLVLCFVQQRFGIISLGGANGSFVVDAYPVSVHFSDVVLIFITVIAVGFLSVWYPVRYLSKRLLKK; this is translated from the coding sequence GTGAACTTTCCTTTTTACATAGCCAAACGTTACCTTTTCTCAAAGAAGAAGCATAACGCTATTAATATCATCTCTGGCATCTCTGTTTGTGGAGTGGCGCTTGCTACATTGGCTTTAGTATGCACTCTTTCAGTGTTTAACGGTTTTCAGGATATGGTGGCCAGTTTCTTTACGGCTTTTGATCCTGAACTGAAAATAACAGTTAGCGAAGGAAAGGTATTTGATTCTCAAGATAAACGTATTCAGCAACTTCGAGCAATGCCTGAGGTTGCTGTTTTTACAGAGACGCTTGAAGAAAACGCCATGGTGCAGTATAAGGATCGTCAGGTGATGGCTGTTATTAAGGGGGTGCAAGACAATTTTGAAGAACTGACTACAATAGATAGCATCTTATATGGCACAGGTGATTTTATCCTGCACGATTCTATTGTTGAGTATGGTGTTATGGGTATTGAACTGGTTTCTTCTTTAGGCACAGGAATACAGTTTGTTGATCCATTGCAAGTGTACTCTCCCAAGCGAAACATGAAGATAAATATGGCTAACCCGGCATCCTCTTTCAATATGGAATATCTCTATTCTCCGGGAGTTGTCTTTGTAGTGAACCAGCAAAAATACGATAGCCGATATATCTTAACTTCTCTTGCATTTGCCCGTCGCTTGTTTGATTATGATTCTGAAGTCTCTGCTATTGAGTTGAAATTGAAGCCGGGATCTAATGTTTCATCTGTTAAACAAAAGATGGAAAAAGTCCTTGGGAAAACATTTGTTGTGCAAGATCGCTATCAACAGCAGGCTGATGTCTTTCGTATTATGGAAATAGAGAAACTAATCTCTTATATTTTTCTTACTTTTATTTTGATGATAGCATGTTTCAATGTTATCGGTTCTTTATCTATGCTTATTCTTGATAAGAAAGAGGATGTTCTTACGCTGCGCTATCTCGGTGCAGATGACCGTCTTATCTCTCGCATATTCCTTTTTGAAGGACGGCTGATTTCTGTCTTTGGTGCTTTTACGGGAATTATCTTGGGACTTGTTCTTTGCTTTGTGCAACAACGTTTTGGCATTATTTCCCTTGGGGGGGCAAATGGTAGTTTCGTGGTTGATGCTTATCCTGTTAGCGTACATTTTAGCGACGTCGTTCTTATTTTCATCACTGTGATTGCTGTGGGCTTTCTTTCTGTGTGGTATCCGGTTCGTTATCTGAGCAAACGGTTACTAAAGAAATAG
- the rbfA gene encoding 30S ribosome-binding factor RbfA: METTRQNKISRLLQKELSEIFLLQTKAMPGILVSVSIVRISPDMSIARVYLSVFPSEKSDELVKNVNENMKSIRYELGTRVRHQLRIIPELKFFVDDSLDYIEKIDSLLK; encoded by the coding sequence ATGGAAACAACCAGACAGAATAAAATATCACGTCTTTTGCAAAAGGAATTAAGTGAGATATTCTTGCTACAAACAAAAGCAATGCCCGGTATTTTAGTATCGGTAAGTATCGTACGTATTAGTCCGGATATGAGCATTGCCCGTGTCTATCTTAGTGTTTTCCCTTCTGAGAAAAGTGATGAATTGGTGAAGAATGTGAATGAAAACATGAAATCCATTCGTTATGAACTTGGTACACGTGTGCGTCATCAGTTGCGTATTATTCCTGAACTAAAATTCTTTGTTGACGATTCACTTGATTATATCGAGAAAATAGATTCATTATTAAAGTGA
- a CDS encoding O-methyltransferase, with translation MLNSDASLEAYILQHIDQESDYLKALYRDTHVKLLRPRMASGHLQGRMLKMFVEMIRPRQILEIGTYSGYSGLCLAEGLGEGGVLHTFEINDEQEDFTRPWFENSAYADKIKFYIGDALELVPKLGMTFDLAFLDGDKRKYIEYYEMTLSHLLSGGYIIADNTLWDGHVLEESHPNDYQTIGIKAFNEYVGKDMRVEKVILPLRDGLTIIRKKA, from the coding sequence ATGTTAAACTCGGACGCATCGTTAGAAGCGTATATATTGCAACATATAGATCAGGAAAGTGACTATTTAAAGGCACTCTATCGTGATACGCATGTCAAACTATTGCGTCCCCGTATGGCTTCCGGACATTTGCAAGGACGGATGCTGAAGATGTTTGTTGAAATGATCCGTCCTCGTCAAATCCTTGAAATAGGTACTTATAGCGGTTATTCGGGACTTTGTCTGGCTGAGGGGTTGGGCGAAGGAGGTGTTTTACACACGTTTGAAATTAACGATGAACAGGAAGATTTTACACGCCCATGGTTTGAGAATTCGGCTTATGCGGATAAAATAAAGTTCTATATAGGAGATGCTCTTGAACTTGTTCCTAAATTGGGAATGACTTTCGATCTGGCTTTCTTGGATGGAGATAAACGAAAGTATATAGAGTATTACGAAATGACTTTATCTCATTTATTATCTGGTGGATACATTATTGCTGATAATACATTGTGGGATGGGCATGTGCTGGAAGAATCTCATCCAAATGATTACCAGACTATAGGTATCAAGGCTTTTAATGAATATGTAGGGAAAGATATGCGAGTGGAAAAAGTGATCCTTCCTTTACGTGACGGTCTGACAATCATACGAAAGAAGGCTTGA
- the pyk gene encoding pyruvate kinase produces the protein MKKHTKIVASISDRRCDVDFLTQLYEAGMNVVRLNTAHADKAGIESVINNVRMVSNKIAILMDTKGPEVRTTACAEPIAYSIGEKVKIVGDPLRETTRECIAVSYPGFIKDVCVGGDVLIDDGDLALRVLEQTDECLFCEVQNDATLGSRKSVNVPGVRINLPSLTEKDRNNILFAIEKDIDFIAHSFVRNKQDVLDIQHILDEHHSEIKIIAKIENQEGVDNIDEILEVAYGVMVARGDLGIEVPQEKIPGIQRTLIRKCVLAKKPVIVATQMLHTMINNPRPTRAEVTDIANAIYYRTDALMLSGETAYGKYPVEAVKTMAKIAEQAEKDKMEENDIRIPLISDNIDVTSFLAKQAVKATSKMNIRAIITDSYTGRTALNLAAFRGKYPVLAMCYKEKTMRLLALSYGVLPIYLEEKVNAQAYFFSALELLLKEGRLAESDMVAYLSGSFGEGGGTSFLEINKVKTVLSKAKDYLIPSFVER, from the coding sequence ATGAAAAAGCATACTAAAATAGTTGCATCTATTTCAGATCGTCGTTGTGATGTTGATTTTCTTACGCAATTGTATGAAGCGGGAATGAACGTTGTTCGCCTGAATACTGCTCATGCTGATAAGGCTGGCATTGAGAGTGTTATCAATAATGTGAGAATGGTATCGAACAAGATTGCTATCTTGATGGATACGAAAGGCCCGGAGGTAAGAACGACTGCTTGTGCCGAACCGATAGCTTATAGTATAGGTGAGAAAGTGAAGATTGTAGGTGATCCTCTTCGTGAAACTACTCGAGAATGTATTGCTGTTTCTTATCCTGGCTTTATAAAAGATGTTTGTGTGGGAGGAGATGTGCTGATTGATGATGGAGACTTGGCACTTCGTGTCTTGGAACAAACCGACGAGTGTTTGTTTTGCGAAGTTCAAAATGATGCAACTCTGGGAAGCCGCAAGAGTGTGAATGTACCCGGAGTACGCATTAATCTGCCTTCTCTGACTGAGAAAGACAGAAATAATATTCTTTTTGCAATAGAGAAAGATATCGATTTCATTGCTCATTCTTTTGTTCGCAATAAACAAGATGTGCTTGATATTCAACATATTCTTGATGAGCACCATAGTGAAATCAAAATCATTGCTAAAATAGAAAATCAAGAAGGCGTTGATAATATCGATGAAATTTTGGAAGTAGCTTATGGCGTTATGGTGGCTCGTGGGGATTTAGGAATAGAAGTTCCGCAGGAAAAAATACCGGGTATTCAACGCACCTTAATACGTAAATGTGTTTTAGCCAAGAAACCTGTGATTGTGGCCACTCAGATGTTGCATACGATGATAAACAATCCTCGCCCGACCCGTGCTGAGGTAACTGATATTGCTAACGCTATTTATTACCGTACGGATGCTTTAATGTTGAGTGGAGAGACTGCTTACGGAAAATATCCGGTGGAGGCTGTGAAAACAATGGCTAAGATAGCAGAACAAGCTGAAAAGGATAAAATGGAAGAAAATGACATTCGCATTCCATTGATTTCTGATAATATTGATGTGACGTCTTTTTTGGCTAAACAGGCTGTTAAAGCAACTTCAAAAATGAATATTCGTGCTATTATTACGGATAGTTACACGGGACGTACTGCTCTTAATCTGGCTGCTTTTCGTGGTAAATATCCTGTTTTGGCTATGTGCTATAAAGAAAAGACGATGCGCTTACTAGCGTTGTCGTATGGCGTTTTACCTATCTATTTGGAAGAGAAAGTGAATGCACAAGCTTATTTTTTCTCAGCTCTTGAATTGTTGCTGAAAGAAGGACGTCTTGCCGAAAGTGACATGGTGGCTTATCTTAGTGGCAGTTTTGGTGAAGGTGGTGGCACTTCTTTCTTAGAAATCAATAAAGTAAAGACAGTCTTGTCAAAAGCTAAAGATTATTTGATTCCTTCATTTGTTGAAAGATAA
- the aroQ gene encoding type II 3-dehydroquinate dehydratase, with the protein MRIQIINGPNINLLGKREPSIYGSVTFEDYLVELRAKYDNVEISYYQSNVEGELINKIQEVGFDVDGIILNAGAYTHTSIALQDAIRSVTAPVVEVHISNVHAREAFRHVSMIACACKGVICGFGLNSYRLALETLTEK; encoded by the coding sequence ATGAGGATACAAATTATTAACGGCCCCAATATCAATCTATTAGGCAAACGTGAACCTTCTATTTATGGAAGTGTTACTTTTGAGGACTATTTGGTTGAACTTCGGGCAAAGTATGACAATGTGGAGATATCCTATTATCAGTCTAACGTAGAGGGAGAACTGATAAACAAGATACAGGAAGTCGGATTCGATGTGGATGGAATCATTTTGAATGCCGGAGCATATACACATACATCCATAGCCTTACAAGACGCTATCCGTTCTGTTACGGCGCCGGTTGTCGAGGTACATATTTCGAATGTACATGCAAGGGAGGCTTTTCGTCATGTTTCGATGATAGCTTGTGCATGCAAAGGTGTTATTTGCGGTTTTGGACTGAACTCTTATCGGTTGGCCCTTGAGACTTTAACAGAGAAATAA
- the xerD gene encoding site-specific tyrosine recombinase XerD yields MILDEEKHKNEKAIIKKYQQYLKLEKSLSPNTLEAYNTDLEKLMGFLLSENIDVLQATINDLEQFIASLHDIGIHARSQARIISGIKSFFRFLILEDYIEVDPSELIEGPQVGFKLPEVLTIEEIDAIISSIDLSKNEGQRNRAILETLYSCGLRVSELTSLKISNLYLEEEFIKVEGKGSKQRLVPISQKAVKEIRLYFIDRNKQNIKKGSEDFVFLSKRGTGLSRIMIFHIIKELAQIAGITKIISPHTFRHSFATHLLEGGANLRAIQSMLGHESIATTEIYTHIDRDMLRSEIIEHHPRNIKYRKEKQ; encoded by the coding sequence ATGATATTAGATGAAGAAAAACACAAGAACGAGAAAGCAATAATCAAAAAATATCAGCAGTATCTAAAATTAGAGAAGTCCTTGTCGCCAAACACACTAGAGGCGTACAACACTGACCTGGAAAAGCTCATGGGCTTTTTATTATCAGAGAACATTGACGTCTTACAAGCTACCATCAACGACCTCGAGCAATTCATTGCCAGCTTGCATGACATTGGCATCCATGCCCGCTCACAAGCTCGGATCATTTCGGGCATTAAATCTTTCTTTCGTTTCTTAATATTAGAAGACTACATCGAAGTAGATCCCTCCGAATTAATTGAAGGGCCACAAGTCGGTTTCAAGCTGCCTGAAGTATTAACTATAGAAGAAATCGATGCCATAATCTCCTCTATTGATCTCAGCAAAAACGAAGGACAGCGAAACCGGGCAATACTGGAAACTCTTTATAGTTGCGGATTACGGGTATCCGAGTTAACTTCATTAAAAATATCCAACCTTTATTTAGAAGAGGAATTTATCAAAGTAGAAGGAAAAGGCAGTAAGCAACGCCTTGTGCCTATTTCTCAAAAAGCGGTTAAAGAGATAAGGCTCTATTTCATTGATAGAAATAAACAAAATATAAAAAAAGGATCTGAAGATTTTGTGTTCTTGAGTAAAAGAGGAACCGGACTATCCAGAATTATGATTTTCCACATCATAAAAGAACTTGCTCAAATAGCAGGTATAACGAAGATAATCAGCCCACATACTTTCAGACACTCATTTGCCACCCACTTACTCGAGGGAGGTGCCAATCTAAGGGCTATACAGAGTATGTTAGGCCATGAATCCATTGCAACAACAGAAATATACACCCATATTGACCGGGACATGTTAAGAAGCGAAATAATAGAGCACCATCCACGTAATATCAAGTATAGAAAAGAAAAGCAGTAA